A window of Brevibacterium ihuae contains these coding sequences:
- the dctP gene encoding TRAP transporter substrate-binding protein DctP yields the protein MELVFQASATSPNSDTAISNVAFAEEVEKRSNGQITVEVLYGHPVAGYAEIYDALVDGRVDISYTNPAYNPDMFDGFDALVSLTSSLPESPMAGELVAIAALTEIAWNSEEIQEDFAAEGLVPLVPVNPPGAYFSLCNEPGNSLDDWQGRQVRIGSTTHSDLVTSMGATPVSLEYVETYEALQRKTIDCTMIVMSAAREAGYFEIAPNMQYTGGMAMPRIFGSMLAGSKYDQMPTAYKQIVFDSWQTAHNETMGLVALDNMRAVEYATENGGEIETFSDDVLDLIDENRQASMDKAMENGLLGEDIETEMAETVEKWEGIVSELGYEDGGSFPEMPEWYDPEEFDAEPYVDRLYEEVVSQHRPS from the coding sequence GTGGAACTCGTCTTCCAGGCTTCCGCGACGTCCCCGAACTCGGATACTGCCATCTCCAACGTCGCATTCGCGGAGGAGGTCGAGAAGCGATCGAACGGTCAGATCACCGTCGAGGTCCTCTACGGCCACCCGGTCGCCGGTTATGCGGAGATCTACGATGCGCTCGTCGACGGCCGTGTCGACATCTCCTACACGAACCCCGCCTACAACCCCGACATGTTCGACGGTTTCGATGCACTCGTCTCCCTGACGAGCTCGCTGCCCGAATCCCCGATGGCGGGCGAACTCGTCGCGATAGCGGCTCTGACCGAGATCGCGTGGAACTCCGAGGAGATCCAGGAGGACTTCGCGGCAGAGGGGCTGGTCCCGCTCGTGCCGGTGAATCCGCCCGGCGCGTACTTCTCGCTGTGCAACGAACCGGGCAACTCGCTCGACGATTGGCAGGGACGTCAGGTGAGGATCGGCAGCACGACCCACTCCGACCTCGTCACCTCCATGGGGGCCACCCCGGTATCCCTCGAGTACGTCGAGACCTACGAAGCACTCCAGCGCAAGACGATCGACTGCACCATGATCGTGATGAGCGCCGCGCGCGAGGCGGGATACTTCGAGATCGCCCCGAACATGCAGTACACCGGCGGTATGGCGATGCCGCGCATCTTCGGGTCGATGCTCGCCGGCAGCAAGTACGATCAGATGCCCACCGCCTACAAGCAGATCGTCTTCGATTCGTGGCAGACGGCGCACAACGAGACGATGGGCCTCGTCGCGCTCGACAACATGCGGGCAGTGGAGTACGCGACCGAGAACGGCGGCGAGATCGAAACCTTCAGCGACGACGTGCTCGACCTCATCGACGAGAATCGTCAGGCCTCCATGGACAAGGCGATGGAGAACGGCCTTCTCGGTGAGGACATCGAGACCGAGATGGCCGAGACGGTCGAGAAGTGGGAAGGGATCGTGTCCGAACTCGGATACGAGGACGGGGGATCCTTCCCTGAGATGCCGGAATGGTACGACCCCGAGGAGTTCGACGCGGAGCCGTACGTCGACCGCCTCTACGAGGAAGTCGTCTCCCAGCATCGCCCGAGCTGA
- a CDS encoding acyl-CoA dehydrogenase family protein yields MDFRLPEKLQNLLTDLDAFVEKEIRPLENENDNIRFFDHRREHSRTDWDNGGVPTQEWEDLLGEAKRRADKAGYYRAQLPESLGGMGLTNLDMAVIRDHFASQGLGLHCDLQNEHCIVGNNVGLMLLTNYGSEAQNAEWKEKIGAGEAHFAFGITEPNHGSDATHMETTAKKTDSGWVINGEKMWNSGVHSADRDIVFARTHGEAGDAEGITAFLVPLDAPGVEIVEYVWTFNMPTDHAHVRFTDVEVDEAQIFGEFGRGLQIVQHFFNENRIRQAASSLGAAQYCIDESVKYAKERKPFGKPLATNQAIQFPLVDLQARASMLRSFVRETAWLMDQDGAFSVSDRVSMANYQGNRLACDAADQAMQTHGGMGYSRKKPFEHIYRHHRRYRITEGSDEIQMRRVAGYMFGFMSQRAPKGVNTDRYATQGK; encoded by the coding sequence ATGGATTTCCGACTTCCAGAGAAGCTCCAGAATCTCCTCACCGACCTCGATGCCTTCGTCGAGAAGGAGATCCGTCCCCTCGAGAACGAGAACGACAACATCCGGTTCTTCGACCATCGCCGTGAGCACTCGCGCACCGACTGGGACAACGGCGGGGTGCCCACGCAGGAGTGGGAGGATCTCCTCGGCGAGGCCAAGCGCAGGGCCGACAAGGCCGGCTACTACCGCGCGCAGCTGCCCGAGAGCCTCGGCGGCATGGGCCTGACGAACCTCGACATGGCGGTCATCCGCGACCACTTCGCATCGCAGGGCCTCGGGCTCCACTGCGACCTGCAGAACGAGCACTGCATCGTCGGCAACAACGTGGGCCTCATGCTGCTGACGAACTACGGCTCCGAGGCGCAGAACGCCGAGTGGAAGGAGAAGATCGGTGCCGGCGAGGCCCACTTCGCCTTCGGCATCACCGAACCGAACCACGGTTCCGACGCCACCCACATGGAGACCACCGCGAAGAAGACCGACTCCGGATGGGTGATCAACGGCGAGAAGATGTGGAACTCGGGCGTGCACAGCGCGGACCGCGACATCGTGTTCGCCCGCACCCACGGTGAGGCAGGGGATGCCGAGGGCATCACCGCGTTCCTCGTGCCCCTCGACGCACCGGGTGTCGAGATCGTCGAGTACGTGTGGACCTTCAACATGCCCACCGACCACGCCCACGTGCGCTTCACGGACGTCGAGGTCGACGAGGCGCAGATCTTCGGCGAGTTCGGCCGGGGCCTCCAGATCGTCCAGCACTTCTTCAACGAGAACCGCATCCGCCAGGCGGCATCGAGCCTGGGCGCCGCGCAGTACTGCATCGACGAGTCGGTGAAGTACGCCAAGGAGCGCAAGCCCTTCGGCAAGCCGCTCGCGACGAACCAGGCGATCCAGTTCCCGCTCGTCGACCTCCAGGCCCGCGCGTCGATGCTGCGCTCCTTCGTCCGCGAGACCGCATGGCTCATGGATCAGGACGGGGCGTTCTCCGTCTCCGACCGGGTCTCGATGGCGAACTACCAGGGCAACCGGCTCGCCTGCGACGCCGCCGATCAGGCGATGCAGACGCACGGCGGCATGGGTTACTCGCGCAAGAAGCCCTTCGAGCACATCTACCGGCACCATCGTCGATACCGCATCACCGAGGGTTCGGACGAGATCCAGATGCGCCGCGTGGCCGGCTATATGTTCGGCTTCATGTCCCAGCGGGCGCCGAAGGGCGTCAACACCGATCGCTACGCGACGCAGGGGAAGTGA
- a CDS encoding AMP-binding protein — translation MDLEFELSRTHLPTASLFRHAHEIPDRIALLDGEETVTYGDLLTRVRTAAARLRDAGVSEGDRVALVAGNSTLFPIVVFAVNYLGAIIVPVNFRLAEDEIAYILSSCEPKAAVADAERAEVTRAATGGSDTRFLDLAEVASPVAVDRAPDPVVRALSDDQAIMYTSDTTGRPKGAVLPYSGILSAAMRGSASSPFRIGEEVMLIGSPMFHIAAFIAIDTCLANAAKAVITPSAGFDASLLLDRLEEHRVTRTYLVPAQWQLVLDEQRRRPRDLSLGFYGWGASPATEALLTALRETFPGAGSQATFGQTETSGAGVSLRHEDSLRKLGSVGLPDRNFSIRVVDTEVNDVPRGEVGEIVYRGPGVMSRYWNNEAATAEAFAGGWFHSGDLVRQDEEGFLYVVDRVKDMIISGGENIYCAELENVIAWHPKVAEVAVVGRADEKWGEVPVAMIVPRSDDDAPTLEEIREFCDGKLARYKLPKDIVVKDAFPRSGMGKIQKTVLRQQV, via the coding sequence GTGGATCTCGAATTCGAACTGTCCCGTACCCATCTGCCGACGGCGTCTCTGTTCCGTCACGCTCATGAGATCCCCGACCGGATCGCACTGCTCGACGGCGAGGAGACCGTGACATACGGGGACCTGCTGACCCGTGTGCGGACCGCAGCCGCGCGACTGCGCGACGCCGGGGTCTCCGAAGGCGATCGGGTCGCGCTCGTGGCCGGGAACTCCACGCTGTTCCCCATCGTCGTGTTCGCCGTCAACTATCTCGGTGCGATCATCGTGCCGGTGAACTTCCGACTTGCAGAGGATGAGATCGCCTACATCCTGAGCAGCTGTGAGCCGAAGGCGGCTGTCGCCGATGCGGAGCGGGCCGAGGTCACGCGGGCGGCAACGGGCGGCTCCGACACGAGGTTCCTCGATCTCGCGGAAGTTGCGTCACCGGTGGCTGTGGACCGCGCACCCGATCCGGTCGTCCGTGCTCTCAGCGACGACCAGGCGATCATGTACACCTCGGACACCACCGGCCGCCCCAAGGGCGCTGTGCTTCCGTACTCGGGGATCCTCTCGGCCGCGATGCGCGGCTCGGCGTCGTCACCGTTCCGCATCGGCGAGGAGGTCATGCTCATCGGCTCGCCGATGTTCCACATCGCGGCGTTCATCGCGATCGATACCTGCCTGGCGAATGCGGCCAAGGCGGTGATCACGCCGTCGGCCGGATTCGACGCGTCCCTGCTGCTCGACCGCCTCGAAGAGCACCGGGTCACGCGGACGTATCTCGTTCCGGCGCAGTGGCAGCTCGTCCTCGACGAGCAGCGGAGGAGGCCGCGGGACCTGAGTCTCGGGTTCTACGGTTGGGGTGCGTCGCCGGCCACCGAGGCGCTGCTCACCGCGTTGCGTGAGACCTTCCCCGGGGCCGGGTCGCAGGCGACGTTCGGACAGACCGAGACCTCCGGGGCCGGGGTGTCGCTGCGCCACGAGGATTCGCTGCGCAAGCTCGGCTCGGTGGGTCTGCCGGATCGCAACTTCTCGATCCGGGTGGTGGATACGGAGGTGAATGACGTGCCGCGCGGGGAGGTCGGCGAGATCGTCTACCGGGGTCCGGGCGTGATGAGCCGGTACTGGAACAACGAGGCGGCCACGGCCGAGGCGTTCGCCGGCGGCTGGTTCCATTCCGGGGATCTCGTGCGGCAGGACGAGGAGGGGTTCCTCTATGTCGTCGACCGGGTCAAGGACATGATCATCTCCGGCGGGGAGAACATCTACTGTGCGGAGCTCGAGAACGTCATCGCCTGGCATCCGAAGGTCGCCGAGGTCGCGGTCGTCGGGCGGGCCGACGAGAAGTGGGGCGAGGTGCCGGTGGCGATGATCGTGCCGCGATCCGATGACGATGCGCCGACGCTCGAGGAGATCCGGGAGTTCTGCGACGGGAAGCTCGCCCGCTACAAGCTGCCCAAGGACATCGTCGTCAAAGACGCCTTCCCCCGCTCCGGCATGGGCAAGATCCAGAAGACCGTCCTTCGGCAACAAGTCTGA
- a CDS encoding Zn-ribbon domain-containing OB-fold protein, which produces MMDYTSTDNSTPARIGSDLPAPTPPISAETRGFWEATTRSELQVTRCRSCEEYTWYPRGFCPHCGGLEVEWVQVSGQGEVYSWTVVRRGGLGEYRGAEPYVLAYVELDEGVRMMTNIVDVDEGELAVGLRVTVVFHPTEGEAALPRFTPARG; this is translated from the coding sequence ATGATGGACTACACATCGACCGACAACAGCACCCCTGCGCGCATCGGGAGCGATCTCCCGGCGCCCACCCCGCCGATCTCCGCGGAGACCCGGGGCTTCTGGGAGGCGACGACGCGCAGCGAGCTCCAGGTGACCCGGTGCCGCTCCTGTGAGGAGTACACGTGGTACCCGCGCGGCTTCTGCCCGCACTGCGGCGGGCTCGAGGTCGAATGGGTGCAGGTGAGCGGGCAGGGCGAGGTCTACAGCTGGACCGTCGTGCGCCGCGGCGGCCTGGGGGAGTACCGCGGTGCGGAGCCGTACGTGCTCGCCTACGTCGAGCTCGACGAGGGCGTGCGGATGATGACGAACATCGTCGACGTCGACGAGGGTGAGCTGGCCGTCGGCCTGCGGGTGACGGTGGTCTTCCACCCGACCGAGGGCGAGGCGGCGCTGCCCCGGTTCACCCCCGCGCGGGGGTGA
- a CDS encoding thiolase domain-containing protein — protein MMTIRGAALIAGAYEHPLRKIPDKSVAQVHAEVAAGALADAGLTFGDVDGYFCAGDAPGFGALSMADYMGLSLSYLDSTETGGSSYLAHVGHAAAAIAAGKCEIALVTMAGLPVSAPSPGAVTPSAPEYAFENVFGTSTPSMYALAARRHMHEFGTTSEQLAEVKVAASLHAQHNPNALLQKVVTVEDVVNSPLIADPLHRLDCCVVTDGGGAVVVVSPEVAKRLDRHSVAVLGHGEAPKTANRGRIDLTHTGAVWSGPRAFAEAGVTHADIDYASIYDSFTITVVETIEDLGFCPKGQGGAFVASGALRAPDGGLPFNTDGGGLCNNHPANRGGMTKILEAVRQLRGEAHPAVQVPDCEIALAHGTGGSLGTRMGSATLILGREA, from the coding sequence ATGATGACGATCCGTGGTGCGGCGCTCATCGCGGGTGCCTACGAGCACCCGCTGCGCAAGATCCCCGACAAGTCGGTGGCGCAGGTCCACGCCGAGGTGGCCGCCGGTGCGCTCGCGGACGCCGGCCTGACCTTCGGCGACGTCGACGGGTACTTCTGCGCCGGCGACGCACCCGGCTTCGGTGCGCTGTCGATGGCGGACTACATGGGACTGAGCCTGAGCTACCTCGATTCGACCGAGACCGGCGGCTCGTCCTATCTGGCGCACGTCGGGCACGCCGCGGCCGCGATCGCCGCCGGCAAGTGCGAGATCGCGCTCGTGACGATGGCGGGCCTGCCCGTGTCCGCCCCGAGCCCGGGCGCCGTGACCCCGAGCGCTCCGGAGTACGCGTTCGAGAACGTGTTCGGCACGTCCACCCCGTCGATGTACGCGCTGGCCGCTCGCCGCCACATGCACGAGTTCGGGACGACGAGCGAGCAGCTCGCCGAGGTCAAGGTCGCCGCCTCGCTCCATGCCCAGCACAACCCGAACGCGCTCCTGCAGAAGGTCGTCACCGTCGAGGACGTCGTCAACTCCCCGCTCATCGCGGATCCGCTCCATCGCCTCGACTGCTGCGTCGTCACCGATGGCGGCGGGGCCGTCGTCGTCGTCAGCCCCGAGGTCGCCAAGCGCCTCGATCGCCATTCGGTGGCGGTACTCGGCCACGGCGAGGCGCCCAAGACCGCGAACCGCGGACGCATCGACCTCACGCACACCGGTGCGGTGTGGTCGGGGCCGCGCGCCTTCGCCGAGGCCGGGGTGACGCACGCCGACATCGATTACGCCTCGATCTACGACTCCTTCACGATCACCGTGGTGGAGACCATCGAGGACCTCGGCTTCTGCCCCAAGGGGCAGGGCGGCGCCTTCGTCGCCTCGGGCGCGCTGCGAGCACCGGACGGCGGGCTGCCGTTCAACACCGACGGCGGCGGACTGTGCAACAACCACCCCGCCAACCGCGGCGGAATGACGAAGATCCTCGAGGCCGTGCGCCAGCTGCGCGGCGAGGCGCACCCGGCCGTGCAGGTGCCCGACTGCGAGATCGCGCTCGCCCACGGTACCGGAGGATCGCTGGGGACCCGGATGGGCAGCGCGACGCTCATCCTCGGACGGGAGGCATGA
- a CDS encoding SDR family NAD(P)-dependent oxidoreductase: MPSNPLDRFRLDDRVVVITGASSGLGVGFARATAAVGATLVLAARREDRLEAHAEELRVAGTSVLTRRTDVSVQSECEALAAAAVEEFGRIDVLINNAGMGPAGVALHEDPEVFRNVVDVNLNGTYWMARACAPHMPRGSAIVNLSSVHGHASSRYPQAHYAASKAGVLGLTRDLAQQWSGRKGIRVNALCPGYFASEMTEAEGGDLLQEMVADNAILGRFGEQEELDSALLFLASPASSYMTGGSLIVDGGLSATV; the protein is encoded by the coding sequence ATGCCCTCCAACCCGCTCGATCGCTTCCGGCTCGACGACAGGGTCGTCGTCATCACCGGAGCCAGCTCCGGCCTCGGCGTCGGCTTCGCCCGTGCCACGGCTGCCGTCGGTGCGACGCTCGTCCTCGCCGCGCGTCGCGAGGACCGCCTCGAGGCCCACGCCGAAGAGCTGCGTGTTGCGGGGACGTCCGTGCTCACCCGGCGCACGGACGTGTCGGTGCAGTCCGAGTGCGAGGCGCTGGCCGCCGCGGCCGTCGAGGAGTTCGGCCGGATCGACGTGCTCATCAACAATGCGGGGATGGGTCCGGCCGGTGTCGCCCTCCATGAGGACCCCGAGGTCTTCCGGAACGTCGTCGACGTCAATCTCAACGGAACCTACTGGATGGCCCGGGCGTGTGCGCCGCACATGCCACGGGGGTCCGCGATCGTCAACCTGTCGAGCGTCCACGGGCACGCCTCCTCGCGCTATCCCCAGGCGCACTACGCGGCGAGCAAAGCCGGCGTCCTCGGGCTCACCCGCGATCTCGCGCAGCAGTGGTCGGGGCGCAAGGGTATCCGGGTCAATGCGCTGTGCCCGGGGTACTTCGCGAGCGAGATGACCGAGGCCGAGGGCGGCGACCTGCTCCAGGAGATGGTCGCCGACAATGCGATCCTCGGGCGGTTCGGCGAACAGGAGGAGCTCGACTCCGCGCTCCTCTTCCTCGCGAGCCCGGCCTCGTCCTATATGACCGGCGGCTCGCTCATCGTCGACGGCGGACTGAGCGCGACGGTGTAG
- a CDS encoding zinc-binding dehydrogenase, with product MKALTFHGPRDIRYSEVPDPQLIDERAAVVRVTRASICGSDLHIYHDEGFSDDLGFCVGHEAVGVITEVGAAVDRRSVGDRVLIPASMGCPRCQACDEGRTSQCTSRSGATEKCYGLSTALQGSQAELVAVPDADRNTVIIPEGISDDAAVVMTDATATAWYGARRARIAPGESVAVIGLGPIGQMAVQHARLMGAAEVFGIDPVPERRRMAAVQGARVVDAEDPVAQVREWTGGQGAHAAIEAVGADATIEMAQRLVRRTGRVSVVGVNQNKRYSFHMERAQVKELEFAIGLCSVQFELPTLLELTRAGRLDPEVVITHRLPLSEGPAAYT from the coding sequence ATGAAAGCTCTGACCTTCCACGGCCCGCGCGACATCCGGTACTCCGAGGTGCCCGACCCGCAGCTCATCGACGAACGGGCGGCCGTCGTCCGGGTTACGCGTGCGAGCATCTGCGGCAGCGACCTGCACATCTACCACGACGAGGGCTTCAGCGACGACCTCGGTTTCTGCGTCGGTCACGAGGCCGTCGGGGTCATCACCGAGGTCGGCGCCGCTGTCGACCGCCGTTCGGTGGGCGACCGCGTCCTCATTCCCGCGTCCATGGGATGTCCGCGCTGCCAGGCGTGCGATGAGGGCCGGACCAGCCAGTGCACCTCGCGCAGCGGTGCGACCGAGAAGTGCTACGGCCTGAGCACTGCCCTCCAGGGGTCGCAGGCGGAGCTCGTCGCCGTCCCCGACGCCGACCGCAACACCGTGATCATCCCCGAGGGGATCTCCGACGACGCCGCAGTCGTCATGACCGATGCCACCGCCACCGCCTGGTACGGAGCGCGACGCGCCCGCATCGCCCCCGGCGAATCGGTGGCGGTCATCGGCCTCGGCCCGATCGGCCAGATGGCCGTCCAGCACGCGCGCCTCATGGGTGCGGCGGAGGTGTTCGGCATCGACCCCGTTCCCGAGCGCCGCCGGATGGCCGCCGTCCAGGGGGCTCGGGTCGTCGACGCCGAGGACCCGGTCGCCCAGGTCCGGGAGTGGACCGGCGGGCAGGGTGCCCACGCCGCGATCGAGGCGGTCGGCGCCGACGCGACGATCGAAATGGCCCAGCGCCTCGTGCGGCGCACGGGTCGGGTGAGCGTCGTCGGCGTCAATCAGAACAAGCGGTACTCCTTCCACATGGAGCGGGCCCAGGTGAAGGAGCTCGAGTTCGCCATCGGCCTGTGCTCGGTCCAGTTCGAGCTGCCCACGCTCCTCGAGCTCACCCGGGCGGGCCGCCTCGATCCCGAGGTCGTCATCACGCACCGGCTCCCGCTGTCCGAGGGTCCGGCCGCCTATACCTGA
- a CDS encoding heavy metal translocating P-type ATPase, which translates to MPGSAVPGRRLLRHRGDTRVTASACGCEAPEPAAAHEEHTPWWRNRAILIPATSGLTLGLGLILEWSTPGAEIVALVLFWASLLLGASQFAPGALRNLFTRGKLGIGLLMTISATGAVILGFIEEAAALAFLYSIVEALEDLAMDKARSGLRSLLALIPSSATVLTSGGTTRTVPVERLVSGDLLRLVAGERLATDGIVRSGHSSLDVSAITGESIPVEVGPGDTVLAGSINTSGVLEIEATASGTDNSLTTVVELVEQAQSEKGDRARIADRIARPLVPGVLILAALVALIGALLGDPGLWIERALVVLVAASPCALAISVPITVVAAIGAATKFGVIVKSGATFERLGGIRHLALDKTGTLTRNTPTVARVLTADGVTDSDVLGWAAALEAHSTHPLAAAITAATPETPDAQKVTETAGQGITGLIDGARIAVGSPRWLDPGPFAEQVADLESEGMTVVIVHRDDQPAGAIGVRDELRPETAEVITALHRRRLGVTMLTGDNTRTAEALAAGAGITDVRSQLRPEDKAYAVAELRDRGAGPVAMIGDGINDAPALASADIGIAMGATGSDAAVESADVAFTGDDLRLIPRSVDHARRGRRIINQNIVLSLAIIIVLLPLAITGVLGLAAVVLVHEIAEVIVILNGLRAARTPQLDRPAEAAIETSLSDRTESTARTGS; encoded by the coding sequence ATGCCTGGATCCGCAGTGCCCGGTCGCAGGTTGCTGCGACACCGAGGAGACACGCGCGTGACCGCGTCCGCCTGCGGCTGCGAAGCGCCAGAACCGGCCGCCGCACACGAGGAGCACACACCCTGGTGGCGCAACCGCGCCATCCTCATCCCGGCAACATCCGGCCTGACACTGGGCCTCGGCCTGATCCTCGAATGGTCCACTCCCGGGGCAGAGATCGTCGCGCTGGTGCTGTTCTGGGCGTCCCTGCTGCTGGGCGCCTCCCAGTTCGCCCCCGGTGCGCTGAGGAACCTGTTCACCCGGGGCAAGCTGGGCATCGGTTTGCTGATGACGATCAGCGCCACCGGTGCCGTCATCCTCGGCTTCATCGAGGAGGCGGCCGCCCTGGCCTTCCTGTACTCCATCGTGGAGGCGCTGGAGGATCTGGCCATGGACAAGGCCCGCTCGGGCCTGCGCTCCCTGCTGGCTCTGATCCCGTCGAGCGCCACCGTCCTCACATCCGGCGGCACGACCCGCACCGTCCCGGTCGAGCGTCTCGTCTCCGGTGACTTGCTCCGGCTGGTCGCCGGGGAGCGCCTGGCCACCGACGGTATCGTCCGCTCTGGGCACAGCAGCCTGGACGTCTCGGCGATCACCGGCGAATCCATTCCCGTCGAGGTCGGCCCCGGGGACACGGTGCTGGCCGGGTCGATCAACACTTCCGGTGTCCTCGAGATCGAGGCCACCGCCTCCGGAACCGACAACTCCCTGACCACGGTGGTCGAACTGGTCGAACAGGCCCAGTCCGAGAAGGGTGACCGCGCGCGGATCGCCGACCGGATCGCCCGCCCGCTGGTGCCCGGGGTGCTCATTCTGGCGGCACTGGTCGCCCTGATCGGCGCGCTCCTCGGTGATCCCGGCCTGTGGATCGAACGGGCCCTAGTCGTGCTCGTCGCGGCCTCGCCGTGCGCCCTGGCGATCTCGGTGCCGATCACCGTCGTCGCAGCGATCGGCGCGGCCACGAAGTTCGGAGTGATCGTCAAGTCCGGGGCCACCTTCGAACGCCTCGGCGGCATCCGCCACCTGGCACTGGACAAGACCGGCACCCTGACCCGCAACACGCCCACCGTCGCCCGCGTCCTCACCGCTGACGGAGTCACGGACAGCGACGTGCTCGGCTGGGCGGCCGCCCTCGAAGCCCACAGCACCCACCCGCTTGCCGCGGCGATCACCGCCGCAACCCCCGAGACCCCGGACGCCCAGAAGGTCACCGAGACCGCCGGACAGGGGATCACCGGGCTCATCGACGGAGCCCGCATCGCCGTCGGCAGCCCCCGCTGGCTCGACCCCGGCCCGTTCGCGGAGCAGGTCGCCGACCTGGAAAGCGAAGGCATGACCGTAGTCATCGTCCACCGCGACGACCAGCCGGCCGGCGCCATCGGGGTGCGCGACGAGCTGCGCCCCGAGACCGCCGAGGTCATCACCGCACTCCACCGCCGCCGGTTGGGGGTGACGATGCTGACTGGAGACAACACCCGCACCGCCGAGGCCCTGGCCGCGGGGGCCGGGATCACGGACGTGCGTTCCCAGCTGCGCCCCGAGGACAAGGCATACGCCGTGGCCGAACTGCGCGACCGCGGAGCCGGGCCGGTGGCGATGATCGGTGACGGCATCAACGACGCTCCCGCCCTGGCCTCCGCGGACATCGGCATCGCGATGGGAGCCACGGGCTCGGACGCGGCGGTCGAATCAGCGGACGTGGCCTTCACCGGCGACGACCTGCGCCTGATTCCCCGCAGCGTGGACCATGCGCGGCGGGGGCGGCGCATCATCAACCAGAACATCGTCCTGTCGCTGGCCATCATCATCGTCCTGCTGCCGCTGGCGATCACCGGAGTCCTCGGCTTGGCTGCCGTCGTCCTCGTCCACGAGATCGCCGAAGTCATCGTCATCCTCAACGGACTGCGCGCCGCCCGCACTCCCCAACTCGACCGCCCCGCCGAGGCAGCGATCGAGACATCCCTAAGCGACAGAACTGAAAGCACTGCAAGAACCGGGAGCTAG
- a CDS encoding class I SAM-dependent methyltransferase: MNKVETALVNSPPRRWLQRFYETQVLLRLGGRLLPGARALEIGCGSGYGAQLVLEQFGAASVDAVDLDPVMIERAGRRLTGYEDRVRLAQGSATDLRAALDADDHSYEAVFDFGIVHHIPDWRAALAEVARVLTPGGRFYFEEVTAHALARPIYKRLFDHPTEDRFTAEQFLDELAHHGLMALGSVTRIRGDYLLGVAAKPVPARSDG, encoded by the coding sequence ATGAACAAGGTCGAGACGGCGCTGGTGAACTCCCCACCCCGGCGCTGGCTGCAGCGCTTCTACGAGACCCAGGTGCTATTGCGGCTCGGCGGTCGGCTGTTGCCTGGTGCGCGGGCCCTGGAGATCGGGTGCGGCTCCGGGTACGGGGCGCAGTTGGTGCTGGAGCAGTTCGGCGCCGCCAGCGTGGACGCCGTGGACCTGGACCCGGTAATGATCGAGCGCGCTGGTCGGCGCCTCACGGGCTATGAAGATCGCGTCAGGCTCGCGCAGGGCAGCGCGACCGACCTGCGCGCGGCGCTGGACGCTGATGACCACAGTTATGAGGCGGTGTTCGACTTCGGGATTGTCCACCACATCCCCGACTGGCGTGCGGCCCTCGCCGAGGTCGCTCGGGTCCTGACACCGGGCGGGCGGTTCTACTTCGAGGAGGTCACCGCTCACGCGCTGGCCCGCCCCATTTACAAGCGGCTGTTCGACCACCCCACGGAGGACCGGTTCACTGCCGAGCAGTTCCTCGACGAACTGGCCCACCACGGGCTCATGGCCCTCGGCTCGGTCACTCGGATTCGCGGCGACTACCTACTCGGCGTGGCCGCAAAACCGGTGCCGGCAAGGAGTGACGGGTGA
- a CDS encoding methyltransferase family protein has product MAVAALALFVFFMLLAGGVRTLIQRRRTGDTGNRRTWAARGSLEWWGLAVADLGYLMVGLGAPVAALAGMPPPASVGHPVARGLGAVLAIVGILSTFGAQMTLGASWRIGIDQTERTALVTTGPFRLVRNPVFTAAFSAFLGLTLMVPNLLAIVGLAVILIGIEIQVRLIEEPYLRGIHGDSYSDYASRVGRFLPGIGRLRADRPHGN; this is encoded by the coding sequence ATGGCCGTCGCCGCGCTGGCCCTGTTCGTCTTCTTCATGCTGCTCGCTGGCGGAGTGCGCACGCTGATCCAGCGCCGTCGCACCGGCGACACCGGCAATCGTCGCACCTGGGCGGCGCGTGGCTCGCTGGAGTGGTGGGGGCTTGCCGTAGCCGACCTCGGTTACCTGATGGTCGGGCTCGGCGCGCCGGTCGCCGCCCTGGCTGGGATGCCGCCGCCTGCCAGCGTGGGCCACCCGGTTGCGCGCGGTCTGGGTGCGGTGCTCGCGATAGTCGGCATCCTCTCGACCTTCGGCGCCCAGATGACATTGGGAGCCTCCTGGCGGATTGGAATCGACCAGACCGAACGCACCGCGCTGGTCACCACGGGCCCTTTCCGGCTGGTGCGCAACCCGGTCTTCACCGCCGCCTTCAGTGCGTTCCTGGGCTTGACGTTGATGGTGCCCAACCTTCTGGCGATCGTCGGCTTGGCGGTCATCCTCATTGGGATCGAGATCCAGGTGCGGCTGATCGAAGAGCCCTATCTACGAGGTATCCACGGCGACTCATACAGCGACTATGCCTCGCGCGTCGGCCGCTTCCTCCCCGGCATTGGACGGCTGCGGGCCGACCGCCCTCACGGGAATTGA